A part of Vicugna pacos chromosome 14, VicPac4, whole genome shotgun sequence genomic DNA contains:
- the RUBCNL gene encoding protein associated with UVRAG as autophagy enhancer: protein MVSQFAGCRDSPEDPWEGVSDDPGDTDGSPSLLDTDHASCQSDIRFTRHRAAWINPQCVQLQDLPGQVLAVGDSESHVVGDAASPRGPSLLSAGDSLVETSLLKGTADSTGSCSAQGSGEKSRDFSLTSAGERAVLPGRGPRTSLFTSPKILAASPGPEADSAFFKPSHLTAPADEGAVHVSGRNVPLNSFSPEAFVLPVDVEKENAHFYVADMIISIMEKMKCDILSQLHAESWSTGEAGRSLGNDQVDPEVTFYTNMKQESGSSTSSDSGYEGCAVLQVSPVAETSTSYDVMQEDCKGDLDEFVIVELGEFSDITETCGCSCGSSKSVVYEPNFNSAELLAKELYGEFRKCWVSSGVNHPLAASLNAAGSVVVDEEHLGKDFESSMDIVEEIKLKSRIRGTEDWAPPRFQIIFNVHPPLKRDLVVAAQNFLCAGCGTLIEPRFVKRLRYCEYLGRYFCDCCHSYEESCLPARVLKLWDFRKCYVSNFSKRLLDSIWHQPIFNLWNSSHSLYTKAKELDRVRELQEQLFHVKKLLKTCRFAESTLQEFEQVPGHLTDELHLFSLEDLVRVKKGLLAPLLKDILKVSLAHVAGCELCQGKGFICEFCRSTAVIFPFQTATCRRCSACRACFHKQCFRSSECPRCARIRARRRLSESLPSAAT, encoded by the exons ATGGTATCACAGTTTGCGGGCTGCCGGGACTCTCCAGAGGACCCCTGGGAAGGGGTCAGCGATGATCCTGGTGACACTGATGGTTCGCCCAGCCTCCTGGACACTGACCACGCCTCTTGCCAATCAGACATCAGGTTCACGAGGCACAGGGCTGCCTGGATTAACCCCCAGTGTGTGCAGCTGCAGGATCTGCCCGGCCAGGTGCTAGCGGTGGGAGACAGTGAGAGCCACGTTGTGGGGGACGCCGCCTCTCCCCGGGGCCCTTCACTGTTGTCTGCAGGGGACTCCCTGGTGGAGACATCACTGCTGAAGGGCACTGCGGACTCCACGGGCAGCTGCTCTGCCCAGGGCTCAGGAGAGAAGAGCAGGGACTTCTCTCTTACCTCAGCGGGAGAGCGGGCAGTGCTCCCAGGACGCGGTCCTCGGACATCTCTGTTCACAAGCCCCAAGATTTTGGCCGCTTCCCCAGGTCCTGAGGCCGACAGTGCTTTTTTCAAGCCTTCCCACCTGACAGCTCCCGCTGATGAAG GTGCTGTTCACGTCAGCGGAAGAAACGTCCCTTTGAATTCCTTCTCCCCAGAGGCATTCGTGCTCCCTGTCGATGTTGAAAAG gaaAATGCCCACTTTTATGTTGCCGATATGATTATATCAATCATGGAGAAAATGAAGTGTGATATTCTGAGTCAGCTGCACGCAGAGAGCTGGAGTACGGGAGAGGCCGGCCGGTCACTTGGGAACGATCAAGTAGACCCTGAAGTGACCTTTTATACCAACATGAAGCAGGAATCTGGGTCTTCCACTTCGTCGGACAGTGGCTATGAAG gTTGTGCTGTGTTACAGGTCAGCCCAGTGGCTGAAACATCTACTTCCTATGATGTGATGCAGGAGGACTGCAAAGGTGACTTGGATGAATTCGTTATCGTAG AGCTTGGAGAGTTTAGCGACATCACAGAGACTTGTGGATGTTCCTGCGGCTCCTCTAAGAG TGTTGTTTATGAGCCAAACTTCAATTCTGCTGAGCTACTCGCCAAAGAGCTCTACGGAGAATTCCGGAAGTGCTGGGTGTCCTCAGGAGTTAACCATCCGCTGGCAGCCTCCCTGAATGCGGCCGGCTCAGTA GTTGTGGATGAGGAGCATCTCGGGAAAGACTTTGAATCCAGCATGGATATAGTGGAGGAAATTAAATTGAAGTCGAGGATCAGAGGGACTGAAGACTGGGCGCCCCCGAGGTTTCAAATCATATTTAATGTTCATCCACCACTCAA GAGGGACCTCGTGGTAGCAGCCCAGAACTTCCTCTGCGCCGGCTGCGGAACTCTGATAGAACCTA GGTTTGTGAAGCGGCTCCGGTACTGCGAATACCTGGGCAGGTACTTCTGTGACTGCTGCCACTCGTACGAGgagtcctgcctccctgcccgGGTCCTCAAGCTGTGGGACTTCAGGAAATGCTACGTCAGCAACTTCTCCAAACGGCTGCTGGACAGCATCTGGCACCAGCCCATTTTCAACCTGTGGAACAGCAGCCACAGCCTCTATACGAAGGCCAAGGAGCTGGACAGAGTGAGG GAACTCCAGGAGCAGCTATTCCATGTCAAGAAGCTGTTGAAGACCTGCAGGTTTGCTGAAAG TACGTTACAGGAGTTTGAGCAGGTGCCTGGACATTTGACTGATGAACTCCACCTGTTCTCCCTGGAGGACCTGGTCAGGGTCAAGAAAGGGCTGCTGGCGCCCTTGCTCAAGGACATCCTGAAAGTTTCCCTTGCGCACGTGGCTGGCTGTGAG CTGTGTCAAGGAAAGGGCTTCATTTGTGAATTCTGCCGGAGCACAGCTGTCATCTTCCCATTTCAGACCGCGACATGTAGAAGATGCTCAG CGTGCAGAGCTTGCTTTCACAAGCAGTGCTTCCGGTCCTCCGAGTGCCCCCGGTGTGCGAGGATCAGAGCGAGGAGAAGGCTTTCGGAAAGTTTGCCCTCCGCAGCGACATGA